In Mesorhizobium sp. 113-3-3, a genomic segment contains:
- a CDS encoding O-antigen ligase family protein, whose amino-acid sequence MSSIASPRKTERAPLSDAFTRDGVATAVAALLFTVIMVSFRPFQPAGAELTGDGGDIVNQLGFGSLGAISIFSLLAFADPRIVRSLLSPSWVLMLGFFFLSVVLATDPPSAMRAASFTMIGILTMATILALPRDAESFSKVIIFTAVVVMGLSYVGLIVFPHEALHTADSQEPEHAGLWRGVFTHKNIAGPIMACFSFAGLYLYRRGQRWWGAGIFCAAMIFMLHTGSKTTAGLVPFSILIVMFPSLMGMRLGTPILFALAIIATAVGTLGIVFLPPVKHLAAIYFPDLTYTGRTTLWEFAGSMLAKKPWTGYGYESFWGTPLLLNQDQPFDRPWDIRTIVHGHDGYLDIAVLMGIPALCVAVYTFLIAPLRDYMRIPLRKENIYLGDFFMMVVLFTALNAFLESFFFHRGDPVWLFFVLGVLGLRQVSLRPIAVRSLSRPA is encoded by the coding sequence ATGAGCAGTATCGCCAGCCCGAGAAAAACTGAGCGCGCCCCGCTCAGCGACGCGTTCACGCGCGACGGCGTGGCGACGGCTGTCGCCGCACTGCTGTTCACCGTCATCATGGTGTCCTTCCGCCCGTTCCAGCCGGCCGGTGCCGAACTTACCGGCGACGGCGGCGACATCGTCAACCAGCTCGGCTTCGGTTCACTCGGCGCCATTTCGATCTTCTCGCTGCTGGCCTTTGCCGATCCGCGCATCGTGCGCTCGCTGCTCAGCCCGTCCTGGGTGCTGATGTTGGGCTTCTTTTTCCTGTCGGTCGTGCTGGCGACAGACCCGCCCTCGGCGATGCGCGCCGCGTCCTTCACCATGATCGGCATCCTGACCATGGCAACGATCCTGGCGCTGCCGCGCGATGCCGAGTCCTTTTCGAAAGTGATCATCTTCACCGCCGTGGTGGTGATGGGACTTTCCTATGTCGGCCTGATCGTCTTCCCGCACGAAGCGCTGCACACGGCCGATTCCCAGGAGCCCGAGCATGCCGGCCTTTGGCGCGGCGTGTTCACCCACAAGAACATCGCCGGCCCGATCATGGCCTGCTTCAGTTTCGCCGGCCTCTATCTCTACCGGCGCGGGCAACGCTGGTGGGGCGCGGGCATCTTCTGCGCGGCGATGATCTTCATGCTGCACACCGGCTCCAAGACCACTGCCGGCCTGGTGCCGTTCTCGATCCTGATCGTGATGTTTCCGAGCCTGATGGGCATGCGGCTCGGCACGCCGATCCTGTTTGCGCTGGCGATCATCGCCACCGCAGTCGGCACGCTGGGCATCGTCTTCCTGCCGCCGGTGAAGCATCTGGCGGCGATCTATTTCCCCGACCTGACCTATACCGGGCGCACGACGCTGTGGGAGTTCGCCGGCTCGATGCTGGCGAAGAAGCCATGGACCGGCTACGGCTATGAGAGTTTCTGGGGCACGCCGCTGCTGCTCAACCAGGACCAGCCCTTCGATAGGCCGTGGGACATCCGGACCATCGTGCACGGCCATGACGGCTATCTCGACATCGCCGTGCTGATGGGCATCCCTGCCCTTTGCGTGGCGGTCTACACTTTCCTGATCGCGCCGCTGCGCGACTACATGCGCATTCCGCTGCGCAAGGAAAACATCTATCTCGGCGACTTCTTCATGATGGTGGTGCTGTTCACCGCGCTCAATGCTTTCCTCGAAAGCTTCTTCTTCCATCGCGGCGACCCGGTCTGGCTGTTCTTCGTGCTCGGCGTGCTTGGCCTGAGGCAGGTGTCGCTGCGGCCGATCGCGGTGCGCAGTCTTTCCCGGCCAGCCTGA
- a CDS encoding glycosyltransferase family 2 protein: protein MIPLPSDGSVSIAGRSPRLNVEAVEAVVTLPTFKRPEQVLETLASLRAQRTGRRFAVIVMENEAEAREGAKAVLPLLEHGEMPGMVIIAHERGNCSAYNAGWQAAVLHFPNFRHLLVIDDDEIADPHWLERMCTAAETLGADIVGGPQVPVFADAAHVRWAEHPVFAPPYRETGRVPALYSSGNLLVGRNVLVAMGPPFLDLKFNFMGGGDSDFLSRSAQRGFVLGWCAEAKVRETVPARRVAADWIRARSLRNGVISTLVEKKKRAGTPLAGAKVFAKSLALLAAAPFRGLIRLARTGSPAIAIYPVHVALGRVLAEFGYANEQYRQPEKN, encoded by the coding sequence ATGATCCCTTTGCCATCGGATGGTTCGGTATCGATCGCTGGACGGTCTCCCCGGCTTAACGTCGAGGCTGTCGAAGCGGTCGTCACCTTGCCGACCTTCAAGCGGCCCGAACAGGTGCTGGAAACGCTGGCGTCGCTGCGCGCCCAGCGGACCGGCAGGCGCTTTGCCGTCATCGTCATGGAGAACGAAGCCGAGGCGCGGGAAGGCGCCAAGGCGGTGCTGCCGCTGTTGGAGCACGGCGAGATGCCGGGGATGGTCATCATCGCGCATGAGCGCGGCAATTGCAGCGCCTACAATGCCGGCTGGCAGGCGGCGGTTCTGCACTTTCCCAACTTCAGGCATCTGCTGGTCATCGACGATGACGAGATCGCCGATCCGCACTGGCTGGAACGCATGTGCACGGCTGCCGAGACGCTCGGCGCCGATATTGTCGGCGGCCCGCAGGTGCCCGTCTTCGCAGACGCTGCCCATGTGAGATGGGCCGAGCATCCGGTGTTCGCGCCGCCCTACCGGGAAACCGGGCGCGTGCCGGCGCTCTATTCGTCCGGCAATCTTCTGGTCGGGCGCAACGTGCTGGTCGCCATGGGACCGCCCTTCCTCGACCTGAAGTTCAATTTCATGGGCGGCGGCGATTCCGACTTTCTCAGCCGGTCGGCGCAAAGAGGCTTTGTGCTCGGCTGGTGCGCGGAGGCCAAGGTTCGCGAGACCGTCCCGGCGCGGCGCGTCGCGGCCGACTGGATCCGCGCCCGCAGCCTGCGCAACGGCGTCATCTCGACACTGGTCGAGAAGAAGAAGCGCGCCGGCACGCCGCTGGCCGGCGCCAAGGTGTTCGCGAAGAGCCTGGCGCTGCTTGCCGCCGCGCCGTTTCGCGGCCTGATCCGGCTGGCACGGACCGGATCGCCGGCGATCGCCATCTACCCCGTCCATGTGGCGCTCGGCCGCGTGTTGGCCGAATTCGGATATGCCAATGAGCAGTATCGCCAGCCCGAGAAAAACTGA
- a CDS encoding NAD(P)H-dependent oxidoreductase, whose product MTNVALTGLARDLASRAAEGRPVRIGVIGSGEMGTDLVTQGMLMPGISVCAVSTRRPHTARDAIRIAYGDEAMAVEADAASKVTAAIEAGKIAITSNEMLVTNPLIDVVIDATGKPGVAADFDLMAMEHGKHLVMMNVEADVTIGCYLKQQADRLGVVYSVGAGDEPSSCMELIEFATALGLTIVSAGKGKNNPLNHDAMPDDYREEAIRRNMNPRMLVEFVDGSKTMVEMCAIANATGLVPDVPGMHGPKADRDDLVKVLIPREDGGLLLKKGVVDYTIGKGVAPGVFVIVEATHPRIIERMDDLHIGHGPYYSLFRPYHLTSLEVPLTAARIMLSGKPDMVPLPRPVAEVCAVAKRDLAAGESFDAIGETCYRSWTMTVGEARAQHAVPVGLLEGGKVLKQVRKGELLTADNAAPDRTTRLFALRRLQDEMLYGAN is encoded by the coding sequence ATGACCAATGTCGCCTTGACCGGGCTTGCCCGCGATCTCGCCAGCCGTGCCGCCGAGGGTCGTCCGGTGCGCATCGGCGTCATCGGTTCGGGCGAAATGGGCACCGACCTTGTCACGCAAGGCATGCTGATGCCGGGCATTTCGGTCTGCGCCGTCTCCACCCGCCGCCCGCACACCGCGCGTGACGCCATCCGCATAGCCTATGGCGACGAGGCGATGGCGGTCGAGGCAGACGCGGCATCCAAAGTCACCGCAGCCATCGAGGCGGGAAAGATCGCCATCACCTCCAACGAGATGCTGGTCACCAATCCGCTGATCGACGTCGTCATCGATGCCACCGGCAAGCCGGGCGTCGCCGCGGATTTCGACCTGATGGCGATGGAGCACGGCAAGCATCTGGTGATGATGAATGTCGAGGCCGACGTCACCATCGGCTGCTATCTCAAGCAGCAGGCCGATCGGCTCGGCGTCGTCTATTCGGTCGGCGCCGGCGACGAGCCGTCGAGCTGCATGGAGCTGATCGAGTTCGCCACCGCACTCGGCCTGACCATCGTCTCGGCCGGCAAGGGCAAGAACAATCCGCTCAACCACGACGCCATGCCCGACGACTATCGCGAGGAAGCGATCCGCCGCAACATGAACCCGCGCATGCTGGTCGAGTTCGTCGACGGCTCGAAAACCATGGTCGAGATGTGCGCCATCGCCAACGCCACCGGCCTGGTGCCCGACGTGCCGGGCATGCACGGCCCGAAGGCCGACCGCGACGATCTCGTCAAGGTGCTGATCCCGCGCGAGGATGGCGGGCTGTTGTTGAAAAAAGGCGTCGTCGACTACACCATCGGCAAGGGCGTGGCGCCCGGCGTCTTCGTCATCGTCGAGGCCACGCATCCGCGCATCATCGAGCGCATGGACGATCTGCATATCGGCCACGGTCCCTATTACAGCCTGTTCCGGCCCTATCATCTGACGTCACTGGAAGTGCCGCTGACCGCCGCCCGCATCATGCTGTCCGGCAAGCCCGACATGGTGCCGCTGCCAAGGCCGGTCGCCGAAGTCTGCGCGGTCGCCAAGCGCGACCTGGCAGCCGGCGAGAGCTTCGATGCGATCGGCGAGACCTGCTATCGCTCCTGGACGATGACCGTCGGCGAAGCCCGCGCCCAGCACGCCGTACCGGTCGGCCTGCTCGAGGGCGGCAAGGTGCTGAAACAGGTCAGGAAGGGCGAGTTGCTGACCGCCGACAATGCCGCGCCCGACCGGACGACGAGGCTGTTCGCCTTGCGCCGGCTGCAGGACGAGATGCTGTACGGAGCGAACTGA
- a CDS encoding PTS sugar transporter subunit IIB translates to MSRQKTILFACGTGIATSTAVNVAVTEAMKKRGLTFNAQQAKATEVPGLADSVDFIVATTPISASVTKPVIKGLAFLTGVGKDKVLDEIEAQLRK, encoded by the coding sequence ATGTCCAGACAGAAAACAATTCTCTTTGCCTGCGGCACCGGCATCGCGACGTCGACCGCGGTCAACGTGGCCGTCACCGAGGCGATGAAGAAGCGCGGCCTCACTTTCAACGCCCAGCAGGCGAAGGCCACCGAAGTGCCGGGGCTGGCCGACAGCGTCGACTTCATCGTCGCCACCACGCCGATCTCGGCTTCGGTAACCAAACCAGTCATCAAGGGCCTCGCCTTCCTCACCGGCGTCGGAAAGGACAAGGTGCTCGACGAGATAGAGGCGCAGCTGCGCAAGTAG
- a CDS encoding multicopper oxidase family protein, with amino-acid sequence MTGWTRRGLLKTAAVAGATGVGLSAIGRIASLAAASPEPVVLQTAKVQARLMDIGPTNNVLTYGNAGMPPVLRMKKGEPFAARLVNAMDDPTTIHWHGIRVPNKMDGVPFLVQPYVYTGDHFDYAFTPPDAGTFWYHPHCNTLEQMGHGLTGVIVVENPNDPKFDAEFVLNLRDWRLGDDGQFIDQFRPRDAAKTGTYGTVRTANWLDQPHYDAPAGGLVRLRVAITDVTRIYAFRVDGAEAIVMALDGNPVPQRFSPDALLLGPGQRMELAIRMPDQEGALVSLRDVRGTKPKILATLRATGSSLKRDVREVAPLEVNPVAEVDLTAAHHISLALSATAENVPSDGICGSLGYSFWAINKVPWPGDTSDPTAPLAELKLGKSYVIDMENLTPQSHPMHLHGMSFKVLSSSTRQVEPLISDTYLIQPNEKVSLGFVADNPGDWLLHCHIIEHQKSGMTSYVRVV; translated from the coding sequence ATGACCGGATGGACACGCCGCGGGCTCTTGAAAACGGCCGCCGTCGCTGGCGCAACCGGAGTTGGGCTTTCGGCCATCGGCAGGATTGCCAGCTTGGCGGCCGCCAGCCCGGAGCCGGTAGTGCTGCAGACGGCCAAGGTCCAGGCGAGGCTGATGGACATCGGCCCGACCAACAATGTGCTGACCTATGGCAACGCCGGAATGCCGCCGGTGCTGAGGATGAAGAAGGGCGAACCCTTCGCGGCGCGTCTGGTCAACGCCATGGATGATCCCACGACCATCCACTGGCACGGCATTCGCGTGCCCAACAAGATGGATGGCGTGCCCTTCCTGGTGCAGCCCTATGTCTACACCGGCGATCATTTCGACTACGCCTTCACCCCGCCCGATGCCGGCACCTTCTGGTACCACCCGCATTGCAACACGCTGGAGCAGATGGGCCACGGCCTGACCGGCGTGATCGTGGTGGAAAATCCGAACGATCCGAAATTCGACGCCGAATTCGTCCTCAATCTGCGCGACTGGCGTCTCGGCGACGACGGCCAGTTCATCGACCAGTTCCGGCCGCGCGATGCCGCGAAAACCGGCACATACGGCACGGTGCGCACCGCCAATTGGCTTGATCAGCCGCATTATGACGCCCCGGCCGGAGGGCTGGTGCGGCTGCGCGTCGCCATCACCGACGTCACGCGCATCTATGCCTTTCGCGTCGACGGCGCCGAGGCGATCGTGATGGCGCTGGATGGCAATCCCGTGCCCCAGCGTTTTTCACCCGATGCCCTGCTGCTTGGGCCGGGGCAGCGGATGGAACTCGCCATCCGCATGCCCGACCAGGAAGGCGCACTGGTGAGCCTGCGGGATGTCAGGGGCACCAAGCCCAAGATCCTGGCGACCCTGCGCGCGACGGGCAGTTCGCTCAAGCGGGATGTTCGCGAAGTTGCTCCGCTGGAGGTCAATCCGGTGGCGGAGGTCGATCTTACAGCCGCCCATCATATTTCCCTGGCGCTCAGCGCCACGGCGGAAAACGTACCGAGCGACGGCATCTGCGGTTCGCTGGGCTACAGTTTCTGGGCCATCAACAAGGTGCCGTGGCCAGGCGATACATCAGATCCGACCGCGCCGCTGGCCGAACTGAAGCTCGGCAAGAGCTATGTCATCGACATGGAGAACCTGACACCGCAATCGCATCCGATGCATCTGCACGGTATGAGCTTCAAGGTGCTGTCGTCCTCGACGCGGCAGGTTGAGCCGCTGATATCGGACACCTATCTCATCCAGCCCAACGAGAAGGTGAGCCTCGGCTTCGTCGCCGACAATCCCGGCGACTGGCTGCTGCACTGCCACATCATCGAGCACCAGAAGTCGGGCATGACGAGCTACGTCAGAGTGGTTTGA
- a CDS encoding PTS sugar transporter subunit IIA, with protein MSDGLLQLLDPEAIVLGSDASTNEEIIRVLAGRLEALGYVKSSYADAVVRREMTIPTGLPLERADNVAVPHTDPEHVLKPGIAMGTLKKPVTFANMEDPDEKLPVGFVFLLAINDKDKQIEALQSVMATIQNPDALDGLRSARTLDDVRAVLG; from the coding sequence ATGTCCGACGGCCTCTTGCAGCTTCTGGATCCCGAAGCGATCGTGCTCGGATCCGATGCCTCGACCAATGAGGAGATCATCCGCGTCCTGGCCGGCCGGCTGGAAGCACTGGGCTATGTCAAAAGCTCCTATGCCGATGCGGTCGTGCGCCGCGAAATGACCATTCCGACGGGGCTGCCGCTGGAGCGCGCCGACAATGTCGCGGTGCCGCACACCGATCCCGAACATGTGCTGAAGCCCGGCATCGCCATGGGCACGCTCAAGAAACCAGTGACCTTCGCCAACATGGAAGACCCCGACGAGAAGCTGCCGGTGGGCTTCGTCTTCCTGCTTGCCATCAATGACAAGGACAAGCAGATTGAAGCGCTGCAGTCCGTCATGGCCACCATCCAGAATCCCGACGCATTGGACGGCTTGAGGTCGGCCAGGACGCTTGACGACGTGCGCGCCGTGCTCGGCTGA
- the proC gene encoding pyrroline-5-carboxylate reductase → MTIRLVLAGCGNMGYAMLSGWLKSGKLAPSAVFVVEPNAELRQRAATLGCATSADASEIPADAVPDLVVIAVKPQVIRDVTADYKRFGDGRTTFVSIAAGTPVATFEDILGNRAPVVRCMPNTPASIGKGMMVVFSNPLVSDDTKRFVADLLSASGEVATIDDEGLMDAVTAVSGSGPAYIFHFIEALTVAAEKAGLPTATARLLAMQTVYGAASLAVESQEDPGVLRQQVTSPNGTTAAALGVLMGEDRLTNLLTQAVEAARLRSIELGK, encoded by the coding sequence ATGACGATCAGGCTTGTTCTCGCCGGCTGCGGCAATATGGGTTACGCCATGCTCTCGGGCTGGCTGAAATCCGGCAAGCTTGCGCCGTCGGCGGTCTTCGTGGTCGAGCCCAATGCGGAGCTGCGCCAGCGCGCTGCAACGCTTGGCTGCGCCACATCAGCGGATGCCAGTGAGATTCCAGCCGATGCGGTGCCCGATCTCGTCGTCATCGCGGTAAAACCCCAGGTGATCCGCGACGTCACCGCCGACTACAAGCGTTTCGGCGACGGCCGTACCACCTTCGTCAGCATTGCCGCCGGCACGCCGGTCGCCACCTTCGAGGACATCCTCGGCAACCGCGCGCCTGTCGTGCGCTGCATGCCCAACACCCCGGCTTCCATCGGCAAGGGCATGATGGTGGTGTTTTCCAACCCGCTCGTCTCCGATGACACCAAGCGCTTTGTCGCCGACCTGCTGTCGGCGAGCGGCGAAGTGGCCACCATCGACGATGAAGGCCTGATGGATGCGGTGACGGCCGTATCGGGATCGGGGCCAGCCTACATCTTCCATTTCATCGAAGCGCTGACCGTGGCCGCCGAAAAGGCGGGACTGCCTACGGCAACCGCCAGGCTGCTCGCCATGCAGACCGTCTATGGCGCCGCCTCGCTCGCCGTCGAAAGCCAGGAAGACCCCGGCGTGCTGCGCCAGCAGGTGACCAGCCCGAACGGCACGACGGCTGCAGCTCTTGGCGTTCTGATGGGCGAGGATCGGTTGACCAATTTGCTGACTCAGGCGGTTGAGGCGGCGCGACTGCGGTCGATCGAGCTGGGGAAGTAA
- a CDS encoding PTS galactitol transporter subunit IIC, giving the protein MDTVLAGLKGAIDTLGATILLPIVIFIIAVVLGAKVNKAFRAAVTIGVAFIGINLVLGLMFTSIGDVAKAIVTNTGIHRDIIDVGWPSAAAIAFGSSVGLWVIPVGILVNIVLLLTRMTRTLNVDVWNFWHFAFVGSLVVAATNNLGYGIAIAALVAALSLLFADWSARAVQQFYGVPGISVPHLASAQILPIAIILNWIMDRIPGINRININTETIERRFGVFGEPVVLGLIIGLVLGAIAFYNAGDLGTVLAKVLGTGMTLAAVMLLLPRMVKILMEGLLPVSDAAQEFVRKRTGDRELLVGLDSAILIGHPAAISSSLILVPIAIILSVILPGNRVILFADLAVIPFIVAMTAPLVKGNVFRMVVIGTVTLAIGFYVANALAPLFTSAAVASGFKLPADALQITSVVDGFLWVPYVIIEAIQGLGLVGIIVIAVVIAALFVLYRRNPLGWERAAGAEDEPAEGTA; this is encoded by the coding sequence ATGGATACTGTTCTCGCTGGCCTCAAGGGGGCCATCGACACGCTCGGCGCGACAATCCTGCTGCCGATCGTCATTTTCATCATAGCCGTGGTCTTGGGCGCCAAGGTCAACAAGGCCTTTCGTGCCGCCGTCACCATCGGCGTCGCCTTCATCGGTATCAATCTCGTGCTTGGCCTGATGTTCACATCGATCGGTGACGTCGCCAAAGCCATCGTCACCAACACCGGCATCCATCGCGACATCATCGATGTCGGCTGGCCCTCGGCGGCGGCGATCGCCTTCGGCTCGTCGGTCGGCCTGTGGGTCATTCCGGTCGGCATCCTGGTCAACATCGTGCTCTTGCTCACGCGCATGACGCGCACGCTCAATGTCGACGTCTGGAATTTCTGGCACTTCGCCTTTGTCGGCTCGCTCGTCGTCGCCGCCACCAACAATCTGGGCTACGGCATTGCCATTGCCGCCCTCGTCGCGGCACTGTCGCTGCTGTTCGCCGACTGGTCGGCGCGCGCGGTGCAGCAGTTCTACGGCGTGCCCGGCATTTCGGTGCCGCATCTCGCCTCGGCGCAGATCCTGCCGATCGCCATCATCCTGAACTGGATCATGGACCGCATTCCCGGCATCAACCGCATCAACATCAACACCGAAACCATCGAGCGCCGCTTCGGCGTGTTCGGTGAGCCTGTCGTGCTTGGCCTGATCATCGGCCTCGTGCTCGGCGCCATCGCCTTCTACAATGCGGGCGATCTCGGCACGGTGCTGGCCAAGGTGCTGGGCACCGGCATGACGCTGGCGGCGGTGATGCTGCTCCTGCCGCGTATGGTGAAGATCCTGATGGAAGGCCTGCTTCCGGTTTCCGACGCGGCGCAGGAATTCGTGCGCAAGCGCACCGGCGACCGCGAGCTGCTCGTCGGCCTCGATTCGGCGATCCTGATCGGCCATCCCGCGGCGATCTCGTCGTCGCTGATCCTGGTGCCGATCGCCATCATCCTGTCGGTGATCCTGCCGGGCAACCGCGTCATCCTGTTCGCCGACCTGGCGGTCATCCCGTTCATCGTCGCCATGACCGCGCCGCTGGTCAAAGGCAATGTGTTCCGCATGGTGGTGATCGGCACGGTGACGCTGGCGATCGGCTTCTATGTCGCCAATGCGCTGGCGCCGCTGTTCACAAGTGCGGCCGTCGCCTCGGGCTTCAAGCTGCCGGCGGATGCACTTCAGATCACCTCGGTGGTCGACGGCTTCCTGTGGGTTCCCTATGTCATCATCGAGGCGATCCAGGGGCTGGGGCTGGTCGGTATCATCGTGATCGCCGTGGTCATCGCGGCGCTGTTCGTCCTCTATCGCCGCAATCCGCTCGGCTGGGAGCGGGCGGCGGGCGCCGAGGACGAGCCGGCCGAAGGCACCGCCTAA